The following proteins are co-located in the Microcystis wesenbergii NRERC-220 genome:
- a CDS encoding acyl-CoA desaturase, whose amino-acid sequence MTVATSEKLPIDWVTLIYMAFIHLVALLAFLPGNFSWGAVGVTLILYWITGGLGITLGFHRLVSHRSFKTPKWLEYFLVLCGTLACQGGAIAWIGLHRIHHKYSDTAPDPHDSNKGFWWSHMGWMLHEIPADEEIARFTQDIADDPFYKFCQNYFVPIQIVLGLILYAMGGWPFVIWGIFVRLVLVFHSTWFVNSATHKFGYVSHESHDNSKNCWWVALLTFGEGWHNNHHAYQYSARHGLQWWEVDLTWMTIRLLQILGLATNIKLPPTTATATES is encoded by the coding sequence ATGACTGTTGCGACTTCCGAAAAACTTCCCATCGACTGGGTGACTCTCATCTACATGGCTTTTATCCACTTAGTGGCTCTTTTAGCCTTCTTGCCCGGCAATTTTAGCTGGGGTGCTGTGGGAGTGACATTGATTCTTTATTGGATTACCGGGGGTTTAGGAATTACCCTCGGTTTTCATCGTTTGGTTTCCCATCGGAGTTTTAAGACTCCCAAATGGTTAGAATACTTTCTGGTTTTGTGCGGGACCCTCGCTTGTCAGGGGGGTGCGATCGCATGGATAGGTTTACATCGTATTCATCATAAATATTCTGATACTGCTCCCGATCCCCACGATTCTAATAAAGGTTTCTGGTGGAGTCACATGGGTTGGATGCTGCACGAAATTCCTGCCGATGAAGAAATTGCCCGTTTTACCCAAGATATCGCCGACGATCCTTTCTATAAATTCTGTCAAAATTATTTTGTTCCTATCCAAATTGTTTTAGGCTTAATTCTCTATGCTATGGGTGGTTGGCCGTTTGTAATTTGGGGAATTTTTGTTCGCTTGGTCTTAGTTTTCCACTCCACTTGGTTTGTCAACAGCGCCACCCACAAATTTGGTTATGTTAGCCATGAATCCCACGATAATTCTAAAAATTGTTGGTGGGTTGCCCTCTTAACTTTCGGTGAAGGTTGGCACAATAATCACCATGCCTATCAGTATTCTGCCCGTCATGGCCTACAATGGTGGGAAGTTGACCTGACTTGGATGACCATTCGTCTGCTGCAAATTCTAGGATTAGCTACTAATATTAAGTTACCCCCCACCACGGCAACGGCGACAGAAAGTTAG
- a CDS encoding IS4 family transposase codes for MMTNFSKLIKELLKPLPKNDYPALDTFTFLSCWIGFALDKSIVSMRDLCSRMVLQGINVNLSTFSKASKIRETSPFEKVIVELNKRLVAKKGIENARALFPIDSTIISLTSKLLWSQGWHQVKLFSGLNSITTEVVGILIHFGQGHDSKEGGKTIEAIPVNGVGAMDRGFASNQRITELLESSDKHFVLRVKNNISLEMLENGKCKLGKDKRQIEVRVVAFCDLESQTEFRLATDLPLEGEGAVSNEEVAEIYIQRWQIELLWKFLKMHLKLDNLITKNENGIRLQIYSCIIAYLILQLIDIEEGFGKSLLDKLRYLQSFMCQHISYVHWFRRIVYSI; via the coding sequence CTGATGACGAATTTTTCAAAACTCATAAAAGAGCTTCTCAAACCACTGCCTAAAAATGACTACCCCGCTTTAGATACTTTTACATTTTTGTCCTGTTGGATTGGTTTTGCTTTAGATAAAAGCATCGTCAGTATGAGGGACTTATGCAGTAGAATGGTACTTCAAGGAATTAATGTAAATTTATCCACATTTTCTAAGGCAAGCAAAATTAGAGAAACAAGTCCATTTGAGAAAGTCATTGTCGAATTAAATAAGCGTTTAGTTGCCAAAAAAGGAATAGAGAATGCGCGAGCTTTATTTCCTATTGACTCAACAATAATTAGCTTAACCAGTAAATTACTATGGTCCCAGGGATGGCATCAAGTAAAACTATTCTCTGGTCTTAATAGTATCACAACAGAGGTGGTCGGAATACTCATCCATTTTGGTCAAGGTCATGACTCAAAAGAAGGAGGAAAAACGATAGAAGCAATTCCTGTAAATGGAGTTGGAGCAATGGATAGAGGATTTGCGTCTAATCAAAGAATCACCGAATTATTAGAGAGTAGTGACAAGCATTTTGTCTTGAGAGTGAAAAATAATATTAGCCTAGAGATGCTCGAAAATGGCAAGTGTAAACTCGGAAAAGATAAAAGACAAATAGAAGTAAGAGTAGTCGCTTTTTGCGACCTAGAAAGTCAAACAGAATTTCGGCTGGCGACAGATTTACCTCTAGAAGGAGAAGGAGCAGTTAGTAATGAAGAAGTTGCCGAAATTTACATCCAAAGATGGCAAATAGAACTGCTGTGGAAATTTTTAAAAATGCATCTAAAGTTGGATAATCTAATCACTAAAAACGAGAACGGAATCCGCCTACAGATCTATAGTTGCATTATCGCTTATCTGATTCTACAGCTAATAGATATTGAAGAAGGATTTGGGAAAAGCTTATTAGACAAACTGCGCTATTTACAGAGTTTCATGTGTCAACATATTAGCTATGTACACTGGTTCCGGAGGATTGTCTATTCAATTTAA
- the dxr gene encoding 1-deoxy-D-xylulose-5-phosphate reductoisomerase, with translation MKKISILGSTGSIGTQTLDIVTDHPDKFQVVGLATGNNIQLLSEQIRQFRPQIVAINNESQLEDLKSLISDLDYTPIILAGKEGVIEVARYGDSESVVTGIVGCAGLLPTIAAITAGKDIALANKETLIAGGPVVLPLVEKHRVKLLPADSEHSAIFQCLQGVPTGGLKKIILTASGGAFRDLPVEKLPQVTVADALKHPNWSMGRKITIDSATLMNKGLEVIEAHYLFGVDYNAIDIVIHPQSIIHSLIELQDTSVLAQLGWPDMRLPLLYALSWPERIYTDWEPLNLVKAGSLTFKEPDHQKYPCMGLAYAAGRAGGAMPAVLNAANEQAVALFLEEKISFLDIPRVIEKVCDRFVIHNSSTPSLDDILAADSWARQEVSNCLIANLV, from the coding sequence ATGAAAAAAATCTCGATTTTAGGCTCTACTGGCTCGATCGGTACTCAAACTCTCGATATTGTCACCGATCATCCCGATAAGTTTCAAGTGGTGGGATTAGCCACGGGTAATAATATTCAACTACTATCGGAGCAAATTCGGCAATTTCGCCCGCAAATCGTGGCGATTAATAACGAAAGTCAACTAGAAGACCTAAAAAGCCTAATTTCCGACCTTGACTATACCCCGATTATCCTAGCAGGAAAGGAAGGAGTAATCGAAGTGGCCCGTTATGGCGATTCCGAAAGCGTCGTCACGGGAATTGTCGGTTGTGCGGGATTGCTGCCCACGATTGCCGCTATTACTGCCGGTAAAGATATCGCCCTCGCTAATAAAGAAACCCTGATTGCTGGCGGTCCGGTGGTGCTGCCTTTAGTGGAAAAACACCGAGTTAAATTATTACCTGCCGATTCGGAACATTCAGCTATTTTTCAATGTTTACAGGGAGTTCCCACTGGGGGATTAAAAAAGATTATTCTCACCGCTTCTGGGGGTGCTTTTCGCGATTTACCGGTGGAAAAATTGCCGCAAGTAACCGTAGCTGATGCCCTGAAACATCCTAACTGGTCGATGGGCAGAAAAATTACCATCGATTCGGCTACTTTAATGAATAAAGGTCTAGAAGTTATCGAAGCTCATTATTTATTTGGTGTAGATTATAATGCGATCGATATTGTTATTCATCCTCAAAGTATTATTCACTCTTTAATTGAGTTACAGGATACCTCGGTTTTAGCTCAATTAGGCTGGCCAGATATGCGTTTACCCCTGTTATATGCCTTGTCTTGGCCCGAAAGAATTTATACCGATTGGGAACCTTTAAATTTAGTTAAAGCCGGCAGTTTAACTTTCAAAGAACCCGATCATCAAAAATATCCCTGTATGGGATTAGCCTACGCAGCCGGCCGCGCGGGTGGGGCAATGCCGGCAGTATTAAACGCGGCCAATGAACAAGCGGTAGCATTATTTTTAGAAGAAAAGATTAGTTTCTTAGATATTCCCCGGGTGATCGAAAAAGTTTGCGATCGCTTTGTAATTCATAACAGTTCTACCCCTAGCCTAGATGACATTTTAGCCGCCGATAGTTGGGCGCGTCAAGAAGTATCTAACTGTCTGATTGCCAATCTGGTCTAG
- a CDS encoding methionine gamma-lyase family protein yields MDIPPLLHRAEKALLPIFSEIDAQVKENLRQVLAAFRANRVGVHHFASVSGYGHDDLGRDTLDQVFAQALGAEKAAVRVQFVSGTHAIACALYGVLRPGDEMLAVAGAPYDTLEEVIGIRGSGQGSLKDFGVIYRQLELDSTGAIDWLALETAVKPQTRLVHIQRSCGYSWRSSLSIDEIERIVRIVKQQNPNTVCFVDNCYGEFINTQEPTDVGADLMAGSLIKNPGGTIVTAGGYIAGKAELVEMACYRLTAPGIGREGGATFDQNRLLYQGLFLAPQMVGEAMKGSHLIAYVGDKLGYPVNPAPFVPRRDIIQAIKLGSPDKLIAFCKAIQAYSPIGSYLDPIPAQMPGYESQVVMAGGTFIDGSTSEFSADGPLREPYIVFCQGGTHWTHISLALEQAIAALS; encoded by the coding sequence ATGGATATCCCCCCTCTACTCCACAGGGCAGAAAAGGCCTTACTCCCCATCTTTTCGGAAATTGACGCACAGGTCAAGGAAAATCTCCGTCAAGTCCTCGCTGCTTTCCGTGCAAACCGCGTCGGGGTGCATCATTTTGCTAGTGTTAGCGGTTATGGTCATGATGACTTGGGACGGGATACTTTAGATCAAGTGTTCGCCCAAGCCCTGGGGGCCGAAAAGGCGGCGGTGCGGGTACAATTTGTTTCGGGAACCCATGCGATCGCCTGTGCCTTGTATGGGGTTCTTCGACCGGGGGATGAGATGTTAGCGGTAGCGGGTGCGCCCTACGATACCCTAGAGGAAGTAATCGGGATTAGGGGCAGTGGTCAAGGCTCTTTAAAGGATTTTGGCGTTATTTATCGGCAATTAGAGCTAGATTCTACCGGTGCGATCGATTGGTTGGCTTTAGAAACAGCAGTTAAACCCCAAACCCGTTTAGTACATATTCAAAGATCCTGCGGTTATTCCTGGCGATCGAGTTTGTCTATTGACGAAATCGAGAGAATTGTCCGTATAGTTAAACAACAAAACCCGAATACGGTCTGTTTTGTCGATAATTGCTATGGAGAATTTATCAACACCCAAGAACCCACCGACGTGGGGGCAGATCTGATGGCCGGTTCTCTAATCAAAAATCCCGGAGGTACAATCGTCACGGCCGGGGGATACATAGCAGGTAAAGCGGAATTAGTAGAAATGGCCTGCTACCGTCTGACAGCACCGGGGATCGGTAGGGAGGGAGGGGCAACTTTTGACCAAAATCGTCTTCTTTATCAGGGATTGTTTCTAGCGCCGCAAATGGTGGGAGAAGCGATGAAAGGCAGTCATTTAATTGCCTATGTGGGCGATAAGTTGGGTTATCCGGTCAATCCTGCTCCTTTTGTGCCTCGACGCGATATTATTCAAGCGATTAAACTCGGTTCCCCCGATAAGCTGATCGCCTTCTGTAAAGCCATTCAAGCCTATTCTCCCATCGGTTCCTACTTGGACCCCATTCCTGCCCAAATGCCGGGCTATGAGAGCCAAGTAGTGATGGCCGGTGGCACGTTTATCGATGGTAGCACCTCGGAATTCTCCGCCGATGGACCCCTACGGGAACCCTATATCGTTTTTTGTCAGGGGGGAACCCATTGGACTCATATTTCCCTGGCCCTAGAACAAGCGATCGCAGCTTTATCTTGA